One genomic window of Biomphalaria glabrata chromosome 9, xgBioGlab47.1, whole genome shotgun sequence includes the following:
- the LOC106057848 gene encoding uncharacterized protein LOC106057848 — MDYSNYNYMGGYGAVGEYKPEANYGVTTDYNSVGYNQQQYAGGYQWQNTGNMGQAAAPTGQAVETTGYNYGYGNYSGGYEDYSAGYDYGYGNNNQEQWSDPNAVSYPQTYQNYPVGTNYVEPPKNAAMPTYTADSSVSFNGRGRGATAGRGATVGRGASVGRGAAIGRGATVSGGGFAFGMGESFGGDTSTSSFGRGVSGGERGRGAAGFRGSMSSSCDANSFRGKGSGGRGGGAARGGSSGGSARGGAGRGGGAVAKGFGVSAGRGRGGPTKNDSVASRLLSQMQPLSPFASMATYIERWKTFALNFTDCGNAVSNIECSLKASKINYLQINFDCKFLAKCSTYSIFTGVLQLNKLSTNHQVVETIYLARGIGLSKKSAKMDCYEKAYKLLTQSSISDITSQTDYGEEVLIQEVRNIYKDNPTCFMEMLKKSNALADIDISKSTPVAKPSVSKGVKTPAGKGNNRKRPTNTTSASSDAKKPRISDRLQDVLDNKHLSLAPTKKIGVLMSPNDSLLNKLTKLKELLKEEGITKLHIVPKIDQIAHKTAIHIQNVYRFEDVPILGFENRMPVYCEIYFDDVFMALGEPDMKRNIAMLNAYTNLASLLYIKPIEEFVACPKVWNSYMCREPDVCNVVTKWQGEDNNSLLTSNLANMKQMMQSMPDVTIPIEKMVLTEHESDKDIQNVFKALELSATRNLMLLECEIVRNPDMKFTCLLSLQGRLLASRTHTTKNGSKRVCSEAVMNEMKKKHDYIYVTTEFIGHTITKQELIQKAMKMKAAGEPPAKIFYKKQENKVEDNSLEARVKLEEDKTRNEQMENLPENTNIKPLLPWMAAVMYDIIDDYYKRITLEDLMVNVSEMTKSQRDMVTACASKMGLRVITKLKTQHDSSLLRRTVTAQDMSKMLQLHGGTSGRYKLLKCVNPCPPDELNRFRQECLTQHKLLVDARNNDDPDAEVLETTQPVAATPPFVAVPTNKIQTPSGSIPSKPPSLLSLNSTPAKPAIRPLMPASHRPSNPANVRPSKPPNVRPSHPPKVRPSNHASGGPYAVRPSIPASVRPPTVRPLMGSLIPPPPRSLRPTRPPRPLMEPRIPPYGGQRMLRPPRYSQF, encoded by the exons ATGGATTACAGTAACTACAATTATATGGGTGGCTATGGTGCTGTAGGGGAGTACAAG CCTGAAGCTAACTATGGAGTAACTACTGATTACAACTCAGTTg GTTATAATCAGCAACAGTATGCTGGGGGCTACCAGTGGCAAAATACCGGAAACATGGGTCAAGCTGCAGCTCCCACTGGTCAGGCAGTAGAAACTACAGGCTATAATTATGGATATGGAAACTATAGTGGTGGCTATGAGGATTACAGTGCTGGATATGATTACGGATATGGAAATAATAACCAGGAACAGTGGAGTGATCCCAATGCTGTCAGTTACCCGCAGACTTATCAGAACTATCCTGTAGGAACAAATTACGTAGAGCCCCCTAAGAATGCTGCCATGCCCACTTATACTGCTGACAGTAGTGTTAGCTTTAATGGTCGTGGACGAGGAGCTACAGCTGGCAGAGGTGCTACTGTTGGACGTGGTGCTTCTGTCGGACGAGGTGCTGCAATTGGAAGAGGTGCAACAGTTAGTGGTGGAGGGTTTGCATTTGGAATGGGGGAAAGTTTTGGTGGTGATACAAGTACTAGCTCATTTGGCAGAGGTGTAAGTGGAGGAGAGAGGGGAAGGGGTGCTGCTGGATTTAGGGGATCAATGAGTAGCTCTTGTGATGCTAATAGTTTTAGAGGTAAGGGAAGTGGTGGCCGTGGGGGAGGAGCAGCTAGGGGTGGTTCAAGTGGTGGTTCTGCTAGAGGTGGTGCTGGCAGGGGTGGAGGGGCAGTGGCAAAAGGTTTTGGTGTCTCAGCTGGAAGGGGAAGAGGTGGACCAACAAAAAATGATTCAGTAGCCAGCAGACTGTTAAGTCAGATGCAGCCACTCAGCCCTTTTGCCTCTATGGCTACATATATAGAAAGATGGAAGACTTTTGCACTAAACTTTACAGACTGTGGCAATGCTGTGTCAAATATTGAATGTTCTCTTAAAGCCTCGAAG ATCAATTATTTACAAATCAACTTTGATTGCAAGTTTCTGGCTAAATGCTCTACCTATAGTATCTTCACTGGAGTTCTGCAGCTGAACAAGCTTTCTACCAACCATCAAGTAGTAGAGACTATTTACTTAGCTCGAGGCATTGGTTTGAGTAAGAAAAGTGCTAAGATGGATTGCTATGAGAAGGCCTACAAACTTTTGACTCAGTCAAGT atTTCAGATATCACAAGTCAAACAGATTATGGTGAGGAAGTATTGATTCAAGAAGTACGTAACATTTACAAAGACAACCCAACATGTTTCATGGAAATGTTGAAG AAAAGCAATGCTCTGGCAGATATTGatatatctaaatctactcCTGTGGCCAAGCCTAGCGTAAGTAAGGGAGTTAAAACTCCAGCTGGTAAAGGCAACAATCGCAAGCGGCCCACTAACACTACTTCTGCATCAAGTGATGCAAAGAAACCAAGGATTTCAGACCGCTTGCAGGATGTTCTGGACAACAAACATTTGTCATTGGCACCTACCAAGAAAATTGGAGTATTGATGAGTCCAAATGACTCACTTCTGaataaattaactaaattaAAAGAG TTGTTAAAAGAAGAAGGAATCACTAAACTACACATAGTACCCAAAATTGACCAGATTGCTCATAAAACTGCTATACACATACAGAATGTCTACAGATTTGAAGAT GTTCCCATCTTAGGATTTGAAAACAGGATGCCTGTCTATTGTGAAATTTATTTTGATGATGTGTTCATGGCTTTAGGTGAACCAGACATGAAAAGAAACATAGCCATGTTAAATGCATACACCAACCTGGCTTCTTTGCTCTACATAAAGCCAATAGAGGAGTTTGTCGCCTGTCCAAA AGTGTGGAATTCCTATATGTGTCGAGAACCTGACGTCTGTAATGTAGTCACCAAATGGCAAGGGGAGGATAATAATTCCCTTCTTA CCAGTAACCTGGCCAACATGAAGCAAATGATGCAGTCTATGCCAGATGTCACCATTCCTATTGAGAAGATGGTCTTAACAGAACATGAGTCAGACAAAGACATACAGAATGTATTCAAAGCTCTAGAGTTGAGTGCCACCAGAAACTTGATGCTTTTAGAATGTGAAATTGTTAGGAATCCAGACATGAAATTTAC GTGTCTACTGTCTTTACAAGGGAGGCTACTAGCAAGCAGAACACACACAACTAAAAATGGGTCAAAAAGAGTTTGTTCAGAGGCAGTTATGAATGAGATGAAAAAGAAACATGATTATATTTAT GTGACCACAGAGTTTATAGGACATACAATCACCAAACAAGAACTCATTCAAAAAGCTATGAAAATGAAAGCTGCTGGTGAACCTCCTGCCAAGATCTTTTATAAGAAACAGGAAAACAAAG TTGAAGATAACTCTTTGGAAGCACGAGTAAAATTGGAGGAAGACAAGACCAGAAATGAACAAATGGAAAACCTGCCAGAAAATACAAATATCAAGcctcttttgccttggatggCTGCTGTGATGTATGATATCATTGATGATTATTATAAAAGG ATCACATTGGAAGACCTGATGGTCAATGTGTCTGAGATGACTAAATCCCAGAGAGACATGGTGACAGCTTGTGCCTCCAAGATGGGTCTGCGTGTCATCACTAAATTGAAGACTCAGCATGACAGCTCTCTACTTCGACGTACAGTCACAGCACAAGACATGTCCAAAATGTTACAGCTTCATGGCGGCACATCTGGCAGATATAAACtg TTAAAATGTGTAAATCCATGCCCACCTGATGAGCTGAACAGGTTCAGACAAGAGTGTCTTACCCAACATAAGCTACTTGTGGATGCTCGAAACAATGATGACCCAGATGCTGAAGTATTAGAAACCACACAACCAGTAGCAGCAACACCACCATTTGTAGCAGTGCcaacaaataaaatacagacaccTTCTGGAAGCATTCCATCCAAACCACCCAGTCTTCTCAGCCTAAATAGCACCCCTGCCAAACCTGCAATCAGACCATTAATGCCTGCCTCACATAGACCATCTAATCCTGCAAATGTCAGGCCATCTAAACCTCCTAATGTTAGACC